A segment of the Aureliella helgolandensis genome:
CTGCTACCATGCGATGTCCGCTCGAGTTTTCCCTGTAAGTGATTGAACCTTGAACGCACAATTGCCCCCGCCAACTCCCTCCTCGCCAGAACCGGCAGACCTCGTGCACGGACTGTTCGTTTCAGACCTGCATCTGTTGAGCCCCAGAAGTGCTTGTCCTCACATCGAGACGGAATTGGCAGATTACGCTGGCGCACACAAGTGCATCGTGCTGGGAGGGGACATCTTTGATTTTCGCTGGAGCGATCGTGGCGGGCACGACCAAACGTTGGAAGCGACCTCACGCTGGTTGCAAGATTTACAACTGGCCACGGAAAACACCGATATTATCTACCTCCCTGGGAATCACGACTGCCACCCCGACTTTTTGGAACAACTCGAAAAACTCTCTCAACAATCCAAGAATTTCTCGTGGCAGCCGCACCACCTTCAATTGGGGAACAATCTGTTCTTTCATGGCGACATTCTCGATGCCGGCAATAGCCTCGAGGACTTACAGCGTTATCGCCGGCAATTCCATCATGTAAAACCCCAGTCGCAATGGGCTCATCGGAGCTACGATACGGCAGTTGGTCTGCGCGTCCACAAACTG
Coding sequences within it:
- a CDS encoding metallophosphoesterase, whose amino-acid sequence is MNAQLPPPTPSSPEPADLVHGLFVSDLHLLSPRSACPHIETELADYAGAHKCIVLGGDIFDFRWSDRGGHDQTLEATSRWLQDLQLATENTDIIYLPGNHDCHPDFLEQLEKLSQQSKNFSWQPHHLQLGNNLFFHGDILDAGNSLEDLQRYRRQFHHVKPQSQWAHRSYDTAVGLRVHKLVPRILHQPMRTCQRLQNAIDRLNLDDAKAVRNVFFGHTHVPIEGLKLNGRSFYNPGAGMKHMQLQPHEFTFERAIPASEIPLASDTSTKPPSK